One Mycobacterium kubicae genomic window carries:
- a CDS encoding ABC transporter substrate-binding protein, which produces MTGGLVSRRSLLAGTVAVAAAGGLAGVADLARAASVDRTNTSGQLRVGYLPITDAAPLLIAHADGLYQRGVVSPAKPVLFRSWASLAEAFVTRQVDAVHMLMPTAIQLRFLLKSPVRVLSWNHTNGSALTVAPNITDLGQLAGTQVAIPFWWSIHNIILQQLLRAHDLVPVVRRSASRSARTVELIVMSPSDMVPALANRSISGYVVADPFNAMAQVRKIGRIHTFLGDVWRDHACCVVLAHDDLIEHRPEAAASLVNSIVGAQQRINTDRPVAAATLSKGSYLPQPLPAIKTALTYRPQDYRFLHPDWQPQRLGYQPFPFPSFTQRLVEAMHDTVVDGDRNFLDRLDPAAVHSELVVDSFVRSALTAHGGPQTFGIPSDLTRTEQVQPR; this is translated from the coding sequence ATGACCGGTGGTCTGGTCAGCCGGCGGTCCTTGCTCGCCGGTACGGTCGCCGTCGCCGCCGCCGGCGGTTTGGCCGGGGTCGCCGACCTGGCGCGTGCGGCCAGCGTCGACCGCACCAACACCAGCGGCCAACTGCGGGTCGGCTATCTACCGATCACCGACGCCGCGCCGCTGCTCATCGCCCACGCCGACGGCCTCTACCAGCGCGGCGTGGTCAGTCCGGCCAAGCCCGTGCTGTTCCGCAGCTGGGCATCGCTGGCCGAAGCCTTCGTCACCCGACAGGTCGACGCGGTGCACATGCTGATGCCGACGGCCATCCAGCTGCGCTTTCTGCTCAAGAGCCCGGTGCGGGTGCTGAGCTGGAATCACACCAACGGGTCGGCACTGACGGTTGCGCCGAACATCACCGATCTCGGGCAGCTGGCCGGAACGCAGGTGGCCATCCCGTTCTGGTGGTCGATCCACAACATCATCCTTCAGCAACTGCTACGCGCCCACGATCTGGTGCCGGTGGTGCGCCGCAGCGCCTCGCGTAGCGCCCGCACCGTCGAACTGATCGTCATGAGCCCGTCAGACATGGTGCCGGCGTTGGCGAACCGGTCGATCAGCGGATACGTGGTGGCCGACCCGTTCAACGCCATGGCTCAGGTGCGCAAGATCGGGCGCATCCACACCTTCCTGGGTGATGTGTGGCGCGACCACGCCTGCTGCGTGGTGTTGGCCCACGACGACCTCATCGAGCACCGCCCGGAAGCCGCCGCCTCGCTGGTCAATTCGATCGTCGGCGCCCAGCAACGCATCAACACCGACCGGCCGGTGGCCGCCGCGACCCTGTCGAAAGGGTCCTACCTGCCGCAACCGCTGCCGGCGATCAAGACCGCGCTCACCTACCGACCTCAGGACTACCGATTCCTGCATCCCGATTGGCAACCACAGCGACTCGGGTATCAACCCTTCCCGTTCCCGAGCTTCACCCAACGACTGGTGGAGGCGATGCATGACACCGTCGTCGACGGCGACCGCAACTTCCTGGACCGGCTGGACCCCGCCGCCGTGCACTCGGAGTTGGTGGTCGACAGCTTCGTGCGCAGCGCCTTGACCGCCCACGGTGGCCCGCAAACCTTCGGCATTCCGTCCGACCTCACTCGCACCGAACAGGTACAACCGCGATGA
- a CDS encoding ABC transporter ATP-binding protein: MGAGTVQIVGGYKSFDGDSHALSDITLTVEEGDFLAILGRSGSGKSTLLRVIAGLEKLTSGTVEWSSGNGVARPHTGVVFQQALLMPWLTAGENVMLAGRFAAHKKSFQREYAEELLRHFDLERVADRYPDQLSGGQAQRVAIIRAVATRPRLLLLDEPFSALDPAIRADLQSWLANLAAELGITVVLVTHDVDEALLLASRVVLLGPDGRIRREWQPALTAEVRSGNEELRQQILDQYRLVEQ, encoded by the coding sequence GTGGGAGCCGGCACCGTACAGATCGTCGGTGGCTACAAGAGTTTCGACGGCGATAGCCACGCCTTGAGCGATATCACCCTGACTGTCGAGGAGGGCGACTTCCTGGCGATCCTGGGCCGCAGCGGTAGCGGCAAATCAACCCTGCTGCGGGTGATCGCCGGCCTGGAGAAGTTGACGTCGGGGACCGTGGAATGGTCCAGCGGCAACGGGGTGGCCCGGCCACACACCGGCGTCGTCTTCCAACAGGCGCTGCTCATGCCGTGGTTGACCGCCGGGGAAAACGTCATGCTCGCCGGGCGTTTCGCCGCACACAAGAAGTCGTTTCAGCGCGAGTACGCCGAAGAACTGCTGCGCCATTTCGATCTCGAACGCGTCGCCGATCGCTATCCCGACCAGCTCTCCGGTGGGCAGGCCCAACGCGTCGCGATCATCCGTGCCGTTGCCACCCGCCCCCGGCTGCTGCTTTTGGATGAGCCGTTCAGTGCCCTGGACCCCGCCATTCGCGCTGATCTGCAGTCTTGGCTGGCGAATCTGGCGGCGGAACTGGGTATCACGGTCGTCCTGGTCACCCACGACGTCGACGAGGCGTTGTTGCTGGCCAGCCGCGTCGTGCTGCTCGGTCCCGACGGGCGGATCCGGCGCGAATGGCAACCGGCGCTCACCGCCGAAGTCCGCAGCGGCAACGAGGAACTCCGCCAGCAGATCCTCGACCAATATCGCCTGGTCGAACAATGA
- a CDS encoding DUF3618 domain-containing protein: protein MADRDPETIKKEIDVARDQLAATVDSLAVRANPRRLADDVKARLIEFVKKPAVTVSLAGVGALVVVVVVHRVRNR, encoded by the coding sequence GTGGCGGACCGCGATCCCGAGACCATCAAGAAGGAGATCGACGTCGCCCGCGACCAGCTGGCCGCGACCGTTGATTCGCTGGCTGTGCGCGCCAACCCCCGTCGTCTGGCCGACGACGTCAAGGCCCGACTGATCGAATTCGTCAAGAAGCCCGCCGTGACGGTGTCTCTGGCCGGGGTGGGAGCACTCGTCGTCGTGGTGGTCGTCCACCGGGTCAGAAACCGCTGA
- the bcp gene encoding thioredoxin-dependent thiol peroxidase, protein MTETTRLSPGDKAPAFSLLDADGNKVSLADYQGRRVIVYFYPAASTPGCTKQACDFRDNLHELNDAGLDVVGISPDKPEKLAKFRDAEGLTFPLLSDPDRKVLTAYGAYGEKKMYGKTVQGVIRSTFVVDEKGKIAAAQYNVKATGHVAKLRRDLSV, encoded by the coding sequence TTGACCGAGACCACACGGTTGTCCCCCGGGGACAAAGCTCCTGCCTTCAGCCTCCTCGACGCCGACGGCAACAAGGTGTCGCTGGCCGACTACCAGGGGCGCCGCGTCATCGTGTACTTCTACCCCGCGGCGTCAACCCCCGGATGCACCAAGCAGGCCTGCGATTTCCGCGACAACCTGCACGAACTCAACGACGCGGGCCTCGACGTCGTCGGCATCTCTCCCGACAAGCCGGAGAAACTGGCCAAGTTCCGCGACGCCGAAGGCCTGACCTTCCCGCTGTTGTCCGACCCTGACCGCAAAGTGCTCACGGCCTACGGCGCCTACGGCGAGAAGAAGATGTACGGCAAGACGGTGCAGGGCGTGATCCGCTCGACGTTCGTCGTCGACGAGAAGGGCAAGATCGCCGCCGCGCAGTACAACGTCAAGGCCACCGGGCATGTCGCGAAGCTGCGCCGGGACCTATCGGTCTAG
- a CDS encoding DUF3060 domain-containing protein: MTGKAGDSAMDPDDPEQYIRNLEQRAGQPLGPSSQPPNPDNDSLVRWLRGAAGYLNTPSRRRVMVFAAAAVVAIALFVAYSHHNTTVHGNLVMINSGAKDTIDCNDGSVKLDGDNNTYTITGRCRRLEVFGSANHVTVDSADSIDIFGDDNEVTYHSGYPRINKTGNNDTVFQRPNSR, from the coding sequence GTGACCGGTAAGGCGGGCGATTCGGCGATGGATCCCGACGATCCTGAGCAGTACATCCGCAACCTCGAACAGCGGGCCGGCCAGCCCCTCGGACCCTCGTCCCAGCCGCCGAACCCCGACAACGACTCACTGGTGCGGTGGTTGCGAGGCGCCGCCGGTTATCTGAACACACCCTCGAGACGGCGGGTAATGGTCTTCGCCGCCGCGGCCGTGGTCGCCATCGCGTTGTTCGTGGCGTACTCGCACCACAACACCACCGTGCACGGCAACCTCGTGATGATCAATAGCGGCGCCAAGGACACCATCGACTGCAACGACGGCAGCGTCAAGCTCGACGGCGACAACAACACCTACACCATCACCGGTCGCTGCCGCAGGCTCGAGGTCTTCGGTAGCGCCAATCACGTCACCGTCGACAGCGCGGACAGCATCGACATCTTCGGCGACGACAACGAGGTGACGTACCACTCCGGCTATCCGAGGATCAACAAGACCGGAAACAACGACACCGTCTTTCAGCGCCCGAACAGCCGCTGA
- a CDS encoding dipeptidase: protein MTELVERVREVLPSVRRDLEDLVRIESVWADPARRAEVQRSARSVAELLSQAGFDDVRIVSEGGAPAVIAHHPAPPGGPTVLLYAHHDVQPEGDRGQWQSEPFEPTERNGRLYGRGTADDKAGIATHLAAFRAHGGRPPVGVTVFVEGEEESGSPTLGRLLAAHRDALAADVIVIADSDNWSSDVPALTVSLRGLADCVVEVATLDHGLHSGLWGGVVPDALSVLVRLLASLHDDDGNVAVAGLHETDIANLNFPEYPPERVRADSGLLDGVSEIGSGSVPQRLWAKPAITVIGIDTTSVAASSNTLIPRARAKISMRVAPGGDAAAHLAALEDHLRRHVPWGAEVTITRGELGQPYAVEASGAVYDAAREAFREAWGVAPIDMGMGGSIPFIAEFAAAFPQAKILVTGVEDPNTQAHSINESLHLGVLERAAIAEALLLASLA from the coding sequence ATGACGGAACTGGTTGAGCGGGTACGTGAGGTGCTGCCGTCGGTGCGGCGCGACCTCGAGGACCTGGTGCGCATCGAATCGGTATGGGCCGACCCGGCTCGACGCGCGGAGGTGCAGCGCAGCGCCCGGTCGGTGGCAGAGCTGTTGTCCCAGGCCGGTTTTGATGACGTACGGATAGTCAGCGAAGGTGGCGCTCCGGCGGTCATCGCCCATCACCCCGCGCCGCCGGGGGGCCCCACCGTGCTGTTGTACGCCCACCACGACGTCCAGCCCGAGGGTGATCGCGGTCAGTGGCAATCGGAGCCGTTCGAGCCGACCGAACGCAACGGACGGCTCTACGGGCGGGGGACCGCCGACGACAAGGCCGGCATCGCAACGCATCTGGCGGCGTTTCGCGCCCATGGCGGCCGACCGCCGGTGGGGGTGACGGTGTTCGTCGAAGGCGAGGAAGAATCCGGGTCACCAACCCTGGGCCGGTTGCTTGCGGCGCACCGCGACGCGCTGGCCGCCGACGTGATCGTCATCGCCGACTCCGACAACTGGAGTAGCGACGTTCCGGCCTTGACGGTGTCGCTGCGCGGATTGGCCGACTGCGTGGTCGAGGTGGCCACGCTGGACCACGGTCTGCACTCCGGCTTGTGGGGCGGCGTCGTTCCCGACGCGCTCAGCGTCCTGGTGCGGTTGCTGGCCAGCTTGCACGACGACGACGGCAATGTGGCCGTGGCCGGCCTACACGAGACCGACATCGCCAACCTCAACTTTCCCGAATACCCGCCCGAACGGGTACGCGCCGATTCCGGCCTGCTCGACGGCGTGTCCGAGATTGGATCCGGTTCGGTGCCGCAGCGGTTGTGGGCCAAACCGGCCATCACCGTGATCGGTATCGACACGACTTCGGTTGCGGCGTCGTCGAATACGTTGATTCCGCGGGCGCGCGCCAAGATCAGCATGCGCGTGGCTCCCGGCGGCGACGCTGCCGCGCATCTGGCTGCGCTGGAAGATCACTTGCGAAGGCACGTGCCGTGGGGTGCGGAAGTGACCATCACCCGCGGTGAACTCGGTCAGCCCTACGCCGTCGAGGCGAGCGGGGCTGTCTATGACGCCGCCCGGGAGGCCTTCCGCGAAGCATGGGGCGTAGCGCCGATCGATATGGGCATGGGCGGATCGATTCCCTTCATCGCCGAGTTCGCCGCCGCATTCCCGCAGGCCAAAATTCTGGTCACGGGGGTGGAGGACCCGAACACCCAGGCACACAGCATCAACGAGAGCTTGCACCTGGGTGTTTTGGAGCGTGCCGCGATCGCCGAGGCGCTGCTGCTGGCGAGTCTGGCCTGA
- the macS gene encoding MacS family sensor histidine kinase, which translates to MPSDGPDPTTPLWRAAQLFRLLSCLYALGFHIAISSDLHRPGLGWALFAVLIGWSAACAVAYLRGFGRRPGWVIAEVIVVVLLMASTNVVASGPWALNNQTWPTTLWASNATISAALQFGPTGGMLTGIVVTATHEAVRGYVNVNLGRNATIIVELAVGLAIGLAARTARRAHSELQRAAQLSAAVEQRERLSRQVHDGVIQVLALVAKRGYEIGGDTAELARLAGEQERALRSWLTSTDMEVDDDAATTLDLRTLLRRRETDRVSMSLPGTPVLLPRAVAAELDAAVGNALDNVRLHAGPDARAFVLLEDLGESVAVSVRDDGVGIAAGRLDEAASQGRLGVSQSIVGRLTSLGGSAEVHSDVGEGTEWELRVPRRTT; encoded by the coding sequence GTGCCGAGCGACGGTCCTGATCCGACGACACCGCTGTGGCGGGCCGCGCAGCTGTTTCGGCTGCTCAGCTGTCTGTACGCGCTCGGCTTTCACATCGCCATCAGCTCCGATTTGCACCGGCCCGGTCTCGGTTGGGCGCTGTTCGCCGTGTTGATCGGGTGGAGCGCGGCCTGCGCCGTCGCCTACCTGCGGGGCTTCGGGCGGCGACCGGGGTGGGTGATCGCCGAAGTGATCGTCGTGGTGCTGCTGATGGCGTCCACCAACGTCGTCGCCTCGGGGCCGTGGGCGCTGAACAACCAGACCTGGCCGACCACGTTGTGGGCCAGCAACGCCACCATCTCCGCTGCGCTGCAGTTCGGCCCGACCGGTGGCATGTTGACCGGCATCGTGGTCACCGCCACCCATGAAGCCGTCCGCGGCTACGTCAACGTCAACCTCGGGCGCAACGCCACCATCATCGTCGAGTTGGCGGTCGGACTGGCGATTGGGCTGGCGGCCCGCACCGCACGACGCGCCCACAGCGAATTGCAGCGGGCGGCCCAACTATCGGCCGCCGTCGAACAGCGCGAGCGCCTCTCCCGGCAAGTGCACGACGGCGTCATCCAGGTACTGGCCCTCGTCGCCAAGCGCGGCTATGAAATCGGCGGCGACACAGCGGAATTGGCGAGGCTGGCCGGTGAACAGGAACGCGCCTTGCGCAGCTGGCTCACCTCCACCGACATGGAGGTCGACGACGACGCCGCCACCACATTGGACCTGCGCACCTTGCTGCGCCGCCGGGAAACTGATCGGGTGTCCATGAGCCTGCCGGGGACCCCGGTGCTGTTGCCCCGCGCGGTGGCCGCCGAACTGGACGCTGCGGTCGGCAATGCCCTGGACAACGTACGGTTGCACGCCGGACCGGACGCCCGCGCGTTCGTGTTGCTGGAAGACCTCGGCGAATCGGTCGCGGTGAGCGTCCGCGACGACGGTGTCGGTATCGCCGCCGGGCGGCTGGACGAAGCCGCTAGCCAAGGACGCCTGGGCGTTTCCCAGTCCATTGTGGGACGGTTGACATCGCTGGGCGGTAGCGCCGAGGTGCACAGCGACGTCGGCGAGGGAACCGAATGGGAACTGCGGGTGCCGCGGAGGACAACATGA
- a CDS encoding response regulator, with product MTQDAAPTVMVVDDHPIWRDAVARDLADDGFEVVATAEGVAAARRRAAVVKPDVVVMDMRLADGDGVAATREVLDVSPSSRVLVLSASDERDDVLEAVKAGATGYLVKSASKSELADAVRATAAGRAVFTPSLAGLVLGEYRRIAQTPNAGPATPSLTERETEVLRYVAKGLSAKQIADKLSLSHRTVENHVQATFRKLQVANRVELTRYAIEHGLDQ from the coding sequence ATGACGCAGGACGCCGCACCGACGGTGATGGTGGTCGACGACCATCCGATTTGGCGCGACGCGGTGGCCCGCGACCTGGCCGATGACGGGTTCGAAGTGGTGGCCACCGCCGAGGGCGTGGCCGCGGCGCGCCGCCGGGCGGCCGTGGTCAAGCCCGACGTCGTGGTGATGGACATGCGACTCGCCGACGGCGACGGGGTGGCGGCCACCAGGGAAGTGCTCGACGTGTCGCCGTCCTCCCGAGTGCTGGTGTTGTCGGCTTCCGACGAACGCGACGACGTCCTCGAGGCCGTCAAAGCCGGCGCGACCGGCTACCTGGTCAAGAGCGCATCGAAGTCCGAACTGGCCGACGCCGTGCGAGCCACCGCGGCAGGCCGCGCGGTCTTCACCCCGAGTCTGGCCGGGCTGGTGCTCGGTGAGTATCGGCGCATCGCCCAGACCCCCAACGCGGGGCCGGCGACACCGAGTCTGACCGAACGAGAGACCGAAGTGTTGCGGTACGTGGCAAAAGGCTTGTCCGCCAAGCAAATTGCCGACAAGCTTTCGCTGAGCCACCGGACGGTGGAAAACCACGTGCAAGCGACGTTTCGGAAGCTGCAAGTCGCCAATCGGGTGGAGTTGACCCGCTACGCCATCGAACACGGGCTCGACCAATGA
- a CDS encoding NAD(P)/FAD-dependent oxidoreductase: MSAATPRTDGLFDVLVIGGGNAGISTAARLIKRGITNVAVIEPQEVHTYRPLLSYVGGGQASMRSAERTQRSVTPRKCRWLRDSAVAVDAAQHTVRCASGATYRYRDLVVCAGLVPDDDALPDVDAAADSPAVASNYLDRAEKTWQLVQSMRSGQHAVFTVPRPPVSCTGTTVKPLFLAAAYWKRNQRDVSMTLVVDRAGFLGVPDLDERLGRMLTDLNVAVLQGAAVSAVDAAQRRITVTGGAPADLTYDMLHLVPPFRGPGWIAESGLTGDQAHGLVDIDPKTFRHRTHADVWAIGDGAAVDTDPSGGALRRQVAILVDNLLAARSAGEFTDYDGYTVAPIATDAHRLIAGEFDRSGAVTSSLPSFVDPLKPRRSAWAFDRFALPAMYWNLILNGRV; encoded by the coding sequence ATGTCCGCAGCAACCCCGCGCACCGACGGGCTGTTCGATGTGCTCGTGATCGGTGGCGGCAACGCCGGAATCAGCACGGCCGCGCGCCTGATCAAGCGCGGAATCACCAACGTCGCCGTCATCGAACCGCAGGAGGTGCACACCTACCGACCGCTGCTCTCGTACGTCGGCGGCGGTCAGGCATCGATGCGCAGTGCCGAGCGTACCCAGCGGTCGGTGACCCCACGGAAGTGCCGTTGGCTGCGGGATTCCGCGGTCGCCGTCGACGCGGCGCAGCACACCGTGCGCTGCGCCTCCGGCGCGACCTACCGCTACCGCGACCTCGTCGTCTGCGCCGGCCTGGTTCCGGACGACGACGCGCTGCCCGACGTCGACGCCGCAGCCGACAGTCCAGCGGTGGCGAGCAACTACCTCGACCGCGCCGAAAAGACCTGGCAACTCGTCCAATCGATGCGCAGCGGCCAACACGCCGTGTTCACCGTGCCGCGCCCCCCGGTCAGCTGCACAGGCACCACGGTCAAACCGCTGTTCCTGGCCGCCGCCTACTGGAAGCGCAACCAACGTGACGTGAGTATGACCCTCGTCGTCGACCGGGCAGGTTTCCTGGGTGTACCAGACCTGGACGAGCGACTGGGCCGCATGCTGACCGATCTCAACGTCGCAGTGCTGCAGGGCGCCGCGGTCAGTGCCGTGGATGCCGCCCAGCGCCGCATCACCGTGACCGGCGGCGCCCCGGCAGACTTGACGTACGACATGCTCCACCTGGTGCCGCCGTTTCGAGGACCCGGATGGATCGCCGAGTCCGGCCTCACCGGTGACCAGGCACACGGGCTGGTCGACATCGACCCCAAGACATTTCGCCACCGCACCCACGCCGACGTGTGGGCGATCGGTGACGGTGCCGCCGTCGACACCGACCCGTCCGGCGGGGCGCTGCGACGACAGGTGGCCATCCTGGTGGACAATCTGCTGGCCGCCCGCAGCGCAGGGGAGTTCACCGATTACGACGGCTACACGGTGGCGCCGATAGCGACTGACGCGCACCGCCTGATCGCCGGGGAGTTCGACCGCTCGGGCGCGGTGACGTCCTCCCTGCCGTCCTTTGTGGACCCCCTCAAACCGCGGCGCAGCGCGTGGGCGTTCGACCGCTTCGCCCTGCCCGCGATGTACTGGAACCTGATCCTCAACGGCAGGGTCTGA
- a CDS encoding DUF2339 domain-containing protein — translation MTESHRAVISRLSEEFEALSRQMSRVSGELTQLDRLFSQQQPAPPAAAPAPSPPPPPPPPPYFEQHWPYWTPPAAYAPPRFPAPVERPAPPPVQPPPSTPRAAPTNDTPSGWIGKLLAVAGVAVTLIGVVLLLVLAAQAGLLRPEIRVTGGVVLSTALIGMAARLRRRPGGRIGAIAMAATGIAAAYLDVLALTTIYHWVSAPVGLILAAIVGGAGLTLARRWDSQELGLLVLVPLIALAPVVTKGVDLLLVSFMLALSAAALPVQLGKDWIWMHAARIAATTLPMLAALVALSRHDNPWLVGGACGVAAVLAIVSGLILLPSTENAAALALLTAIGTVPVLAAGISVDRALSAVLAAALAAGMLAVVLVGDLPRIVVQVWSGLSAISALIAVTVAFDGHVAGPVLLALAVIIAIVGQRSSESRWAAAGLGVVGVGFCYGYTPPTALMAATVLPTPVAVSTLASSVLVIAFAILMARAWLGAGHRSPDAVKTVGAVAGALVIYAVTAFTVTAGVLVGGTSGGFLAGHMAATICWIAMAAALFRYAQRPTRRVNRTAPITAGLALTGAATAKLFLFDLATLDGIFRVAVFIVVGLVLLSMGAGYARSLAQQSPAK, via the coding sequence ATGACCGAATCGCACCGTGCTGTCATCAGTCGACTTTCCGAAGAATTCGAGGCGTTGTCGCGTCAAATGTCGCGCGTGTCGGGCGAACTCACTCAGCTTGACCGCCTGTTTTCACAACAGCAGCCGGCCCCGCCTGCCGCCGCTCCCGCGCCCAGCCCGCCACCGCCACCGCCACCGCCACCGTACTTCGAGCAACACTGGCCTTACTGGACACCGCCGGCCGCCTATGCACCGCCGCGGTTCCCCGCTCCCGTCGAGCGACCCGCTCCCCCACCGGTCCAGCCGCCACCATCGACGCCGCGCGCTGCCCCGACGAACGACACCCCGTCCGGCTGGATCGGCAAACTGCTCGCCGTCGCCGGGGTGGCCGTGACGCTCATCGGCGTGGTGTTGCTGCTCGTCTTGGCCGCGCAGGCCGGACTGCTTCGTCCCGAGATCCGGGTAACCGGCGGCGTCGTGCTGTCCACGGCACTGATCGGCATGGCCGCCCGGTTGCGCCGGCGACCGGGTGGACGCATCGGCGCAATTGCCATGGCCGCCACGGGGATTGCCGCGGCGTATCTCGACGTCCTTGCCTTGACCACCATTTACCACTGGGTGTCGGCACCCGTGGGGCTCATACTCGCCGCGATAGTCGGCGGCGCCGGGCTGACGCTGGCCAGGCGGTGGGACTCTCAGGAGTTGGGGCTGCTGGTGCTGGTACCGCTGATCGCGTTGGCGCCAGTCGTCACCAAGGGCGTCGACCTGTTGTTGGTCTCCTTCATGCTGGCGCTGTCGGCCGCTGCTCTGCCGGTTCAGCTGGGCAAGGACTGGATCTGGATGCATGCCGCGCGGATCGCGGCGACGACGCTGCCGATGCTAGCGGCTCTGGTGGCGCTCAGCCGCCACGACAACCCATGGCTGGTGGGCGGAGCATGTGGAGTTGCCGCCGTCCTGGCCATCGTCAGCGGTCTGATCCTGTTGCCTTCCACCGAGAATGCCGCGGCGCTGGCGTTACTGACTGCGATCGGCACGGTACCGGTCTTGGCAGCCGGAATCTCGGTCGATCGGGCATTGTCCGCGGTCCTCGCGGCGGCGCTGGCCGCCGGCATGCTGGCCGTCGTCCTGGTCGGGGACCTGCCGCGAATCGTCGTTCAGGTCTGGTCCGGGCTGTCGGCGATCTCGGCGCTGATTGCCGTCACGGTTGCTTTCGACGGCCACGTCGCGGGCCCGGTGTTGTTGGCTCTGGCCGTCATCATTGCCATCGTCGGCCAGCGTTCCAGCGAATCGCGCTGGGCAGCAGCAGGATTGGGCGTTGTAGGTGTTGGCTTCTGCTACGGCTACACCCCGCCCACAGCCCTCATGGCGGCGACCGTGTTGCCCACGCCAGTGGCGGTATCGACCCTGGCCTCCAGCGTGCTCGTCATCGCGTTCGCGATTCTGATGGCACGTGCCTGGCTCGGCGCGGGCCATCGCAGCCCCGACGCGGTCAAGACCGTCGGCGCGGTGGCGGGCGCGCTGGTGATCTACGCCGTCACGGCCTTCACCGTGACCGCCGGTGTACTTGTCGGCGGCACCAGCGGCGGCTTCTTGGCCGGCCATATGGCGGCGACGATCTGCTGGATCGCGATGGCGGCCGCGCTATTCCGCTACGCGCAGCGCCCGACCAGGCGGGTCAACCGCACGGCGCCGATCACCGCCGGGTTGGCGCTGACCGGGGCCGCCACGGCCAAGCTGTTCTTGTTCGACCTGGCGACGCTGGACGGGATATTCCGCGTGGCGGTGTTCATCGTGGTTGGGCTGGTGCTGTTGAGCATGGGCGCCGGCTACGCCCGCAGCCTCGCCCAGCAGAGCCCCGCCAAGTAA
- a CDS encoding holo-ACP synthase — protein MGIVGVGIDVVSIPDFAEQVDQPGTVFAETFTPGERRDASDKSSSAARHLAARWAAKEAVIKAWSGSRFAQRPVLPEDIHRDIEVVTDMWGRPRVRLSGAVAEHLANVTIHVSLTHEGDTAAAVAILEST, from the coding sequence ATGGGCATCGTCGGCGTGGGGATCGATGTTGTCTCCATACCTGATTTCGCGGAGCAGGTAGACCAACCCGGCACCGTGTTCGCCGAGACGTTCACCCCCGGTGAACGCCGCGACGCCTCGGACAAGAGCTCGTCGGCGGCGCGGCATCTGGCGGCCCGGTGGGCCGCCAAGGAAGCGGTGATCAAGGCGTGGTCGGGGTCGCGGTTCGCGCAGCGGCCGGTGCTGCCTGAGGACATCCACCGCGACATCGAGGTGGTCACCGACATGTGGGGCCGGCCCCGAGTTCGGTTGAGCGGGGCCGTCGCTGAGCATTTGGCGAACGTGACGATCCACGTGTCGCTCACCCACGAAGGCGACACCGCGGCCGCGGTCGCGATCCTCGAAAGCACCTAG